The nucleotide sequence GAGTATCAGCCATTGCAGCGACTTGTGGCAAGTGTGAAATACAGAGCACTTGTGAACCAATAGAAACGCGATGAATTTTCTCGGCAATCGCTTGAGCTACCCTGCCACTTACACCAGTATCCACCTCATCAAATATAATTGAAGTAATACCTTGATGCTCCGAAAAAATGCTTTTTAACGCAAGCATAATCCGTGAAAGCTCCCCACCTGATGCAACCTTTGATAAAGGTTTCAGTGGTTCTCCTGGATTTGTCGATATGTAAAAGTCGACTTGGTCAATTCCTTTTCGGCCAAATTGGACAGGCTTTCCTTCCAGCTCAACATTTTCATGGTCCCCTTCTTTTCGGTCAAATTCTACCGAGAAGGTTGTCTTCTCCATATACAATTCTTGAAGCTCATGATGAATCATTGCTGTTAATTGAACAGCTGCTTCTTTTCGAAGCTTTGATAAATGCTTTGCTTCAACTAATAAATCTTCTGCAACACTATTTAATTCTTTCTTCAGCTTATCTAAATGTACATCTCGATTTTCAATTTCATCAATTTCTTCTTCAATTTTTGCTGCATATTCTAAAATTTCTTCAACAGATGTCCCATACTTTTTCTTAAGCATATTGATTTCACTTAGTCGTGATTCAATAAAATCAAGACGCTCTGGGTCATATTCAAGCTCTTCTAGCTGATCTCTTAATGAAAAAGATGCTTCTTCAAGCAAATAAAAGCTGTTTGCGACTTGTTCACTCATCAATTTCAAATCTTCGCTAAGCTCTGCGACATCTTCTAACTGGCTCATCGCAAGGCCAACCCAGTCAAGGCCCCGTTGCTCGCCACTTAACGCCTCATAGCTATTTTTAAGTGATTGATGTACCTTTTCAAAGTTCGCTAATTGATTCCTTTCATTCATCAGCTCTTCATCTTCGTTCAGTTTCAGCTTTGCATTTGAAATTTCCTCAAGCTGAAATTGGATTAGATCAAGCCGATGAGCAAGCTCTTGTTCATTTTCATTATAGGATTTTAATTTTTTTTGTAGTTTTACATAACTCTCATAAATATCAGTATACTCATTTAACGTTTCGCTAATGCGATTATGAGCAAACTCATCTAACAGCATTAGATGTCTTTCACTATTCATCAAATCCTGATGCTCGTGCTGACCGTGGATATCAACAAGAGTCTGGCCGACTTCACGAAGGATCGCAAGGGTGACAAGCTTCCCATTAATTCGGCAAATACTTTTTCCCTTGCTTGTCATATCCCGCTTTAACACAATTTGTCCTTCTTCAATTTCAATGCCTAGCTCTGCTGCTTTCTTATAACAAGGATGTGAATCTTCTTCAATCAGAAAGAGTCCTTCAATTTCAGCCTTTTGCGTACCATGTCTGACAAACTCATAAGACCCTCTTCCACCGATAAGCAAACCAATCGCATCAATAATAATCGATTTTCCAGCACCTGTTTCCCCAGTTAAAACCGTCAAACCTTCATCAAAGGAAACGGTTAACCCTTCAATAATTGCAAAGTTTTTAATCGATAATTCTGCAAGCATGCTGCACCAACCTTTTTATTATCTTTTACAGCATTTCTAAGAAGCGTTCTGTAATCTCTTCTGTATCCTTTTCTGAACGACAAATGATAAGTATCGTGTCATCACCACAAATTGTACCTAATATTTCTTCCCAATCCAAATTATCTATTAATGCACCAATTGCATTTGCATTTCCCGGCAATGTCTTCATAACAAGCAAATGACTTGCCGAATCAATACGGACAAATGCATCCATTAGAGCTCGTTTTAATTTTTGTAGCGGGTTAAAGCGTTGATCGGCTGGAAGGCTGTACTTATAGCGGCCATCCATCATTGGAACTTTAACAAGATGAAGCTCTTTAATGTCACGAGATACAGTCGCTTGTGTGACATTAAAGCCTGCATTTTTCAAGCGGTCAACAAGTTCATCTTGTGTCTCAATATCATTATTTGTAATCAATTCTCGAATTTTAATATGGCGTTGCCCTTTATTCATCTTTACACCTCTTTTACCTAACCTGCATTTACATTACCCTTATGTTATACGATTTTGTATAAGTTGTACATTTTATGTGACAAAGTGTGAGCGTATCGAGCCCAGCCTTAAAGGTTCTTTATATTTCGAAAAAAACGGGTAACGCTTAAAATCAGCTGTTACCCGCTCCGTTTGTTTTCTTGAGGTTGTCATGTGCCTCCTGTACAATTTGACTCGGAATGAAAGCTTTCATTGACCGCTTCTCAGACGGCTTCCAGCATAGATGCAATAGAAATTCAATATTTCCATCACCGCCTGTAATTGGTGAGTAGGAGGCATCCATTATAGAGTAGCCAAGACCTTGAGCAAAATCACCGATTTCGGTTAAGACTCGTTCATGAACAGCCTTGTCACGGACAATCCCTTTCTTCCCAACTTCATCCCGACCTGCTTCAAATTGAGGTTTAACAAGTGTTACGACATCACTGTCTTCTTGCAAAAGCTCTTTTAAGACAGGCAGGATGAGACGAAGAGAAATAAACGACACGTCAATTGTAGCACTGTTCGGCTGCCCCTCTGTTAAATCATCCAACGTAACATAGCGGAAGTTTGTCCGTTCCATTACTACAACGCGCTCATCTTGACGTAGCTTCCATGCCAGTTGATTGTAACCGACATCTAAAGCATATACCCTGCTTGCCCCGTTTTGAAGAGCACAATCTGTAAAACCGCCTGTTGAAGCGCCGATATCAATCACTGTTTTTTCTTTCATCGTTAAGTCGAATACTTTTAATGCTTTTTCAAGCTTAAGTCCGCCGCGACCGACATAAGGAAGCACACGCCCTTTAATTTCAATTGCGACTTCATCTTTTACTTTAACACCTGGTTTATCTACACGTTGACCATCGGCAAAAACGATACCTGCCATAATCGAACGTTTTGCTTTTTCTCTCGTTTCGAAAAATCCTTGCTCTACAAGTAATATATCGATTCGTTCTTTCTTACCTGCCATGCCTCAAGCCCTTTTCTGTTGTTTTGGTATTAGGCGCTTTATCTGCTTAACAACGCCTTCTTCAGTTAATTCGATTTCATTCAACAGCTCTTTCACGCTTCCATGTTCAATGAATTTATCTGGAATACCCAGGCGTGAAATTTCAGCATGTGAATAATTATGATCGTGCGTAAATTCAAGTACAGCACTTCCAAAGCCGCCTTGAAGAACACCTTCTTCAATAGTTAAAATCGGCATATTTTGTCCAAGTAATTCATGCAGCACATTTTCATCTAACGGCTTGATAAAACGCGCATTTATGACTTTCACTTGTACGCCTTCCTTAGCGAGCTGTTCAGCTGCACTCATGGCCATTGGGATGGTCGTACCGAATGTTAAAATCGCTGCTTGTGAACCTTCTCGCAACACTTCCCATGAGCCGATTGGAATTTCCTTCATTTCTTTATCGACCGGTACCCCTAGAGCATTCCCACGTGGATAACGAATCGCAATTGGGCCGTCATCATATTGAAGAGCGGTATAGACAAGGTGCTGTGCTTCGTTTTCATCTTTTGGCATCATAATTGTCAAGTTTGGTAAATGACGCAAAAATGCAATATCGAAGACACCTTGATGTGTTTCACCATCCGCCCCAACAAGACCAGCACGGTCAATTCCAAAGAAAACATTTAAGTTTTGACGGCATACATCATGCACCACTTGGTCATAGGCACGCTGTAAAAACGTCGAATAAATGGCCACAAACGGCTTTAAGTTTTGCGTAGCAAGGCCTGCACCCATCGTAACGGCGTGCTGTTCTGCAATCCCTACGTCAAAGAAGCGGTCTGGAAATTCATCACGGAATTCCTCTAGCTTAGAGCCAACAGGCATCGCAGGTGTAATTGCTGCTACACGCTTATCTTCACGCGCAATCTTTTGCACCGCAGAACTAATCACTTTGCTCCATGCAGGAGGAGCATCCACAGGCTTAAGCACTTCACCAGACTCAATCTTATAGGTACCAACACCATGCCATGTACCACGGGTATCTGTTTCTGCCGGCTTATAGCCTTTTCCTTTTTTCGTTATCGTATGAATGATTACAGGGCCTTCTACCTTTTTCGCATAGCGAAGGTTTTCAAATAAATCATTATAATTATGTCCATCAACTGGACCAAGATAGGTGAAGCCAAGTTCTTCAAAAAACATACCTGATACGAGAAAATATTTTAAGGTGTCTTTTACACGTTCAGCGGTTGATGCAAGTCGTCCGCCAACTGCTGGCACTTTCTTAAGCAACCATTCCAAGTCATCCTTCATCTTCTGATATTTCCCTGCAGTTCGAAGACGTCCAAGTACATTATGCAAGGCACCAACATTCGGCGCAATTGACATTTCATTATCATTCAAAATGACAATCATATCTTTCTTCTCATGACCAATATGATTTAACGCCTCAAGAGCCATGCCGCCTGTAAGCGCCCCGTCTCCAATAATTGGCACAATGTATTCATCAGTTCCCTTTATATCAC is from Bacillus tianshenii and encodes:
- the argR gene encoding transcriptional regulator ArgR; the encoded protein is MNKGQRHIKIRELITNNDIETQDELVDRLKNAGFNVTQATVSRDIKELHLVKVPMMDGRYKYSLPADQRFNPLQKLKRALMDAFVRIDSASHLLVMKTLPGNANAIGALIDNLDWEEILGTICGDDTILIICRSEKDTEEITERFLEML
- the dxs gene encoding 1-deoxy-D-xylulose-5-phosphate synthase, with the translated sequence MDLNSIQSPADIKHMSHHELSELSQSIRQFLIENLSKTGGHLGPNLGVVELTIALHKVFDSPKDKFIWDVGHQSYVHKILTGRAGQFETLRKYKGLCGFPKRCESEHDVWETGHSSTSLSAAMGMAAARDIKGTDEYIVPIIGDGALTGGMALEALNHIGHEKKDMIVILNDNEMSIAPNVGALHNVLGRLRTAGKYQKMKDDLEWLLKKVPAVGGRLASTAERVKDTLKYFLVSGMFFEELGFTYLGPVDGHNYNDLFENLRYAKKVEGPVIIHTITKKGKGYKPAETDTRGTWHGVGTYKIESGEVLKPVDAPPAWSKVISSAVQKIAREDKRVAAITPAMPVGSKLEEFRDEFPDRFFDVGIAEQHAVTMGAGLATQNLKPFVAIYSTFLQRAYDQVVHDVCRQNLNVFFGIDRAGLVGADGETHQGVFDIAFLRHLPNLTIMMPKDENEAQHLVYTALQYDDGPIAIRYPRGNALGVPVDKEMKEIPIGSWEVLREGSQAAILTFGTTIPMAMSAAEQLAKEGVQVKVINARFIKPLDENVLHELLGQNMPILTIEEGVLQGGFGSAVLEFTHDHNYSHAEISRLGIPDKFIEHGSVKELLNEIELTEEGVVKQIKRLIPKQQKRA
- a CDS encoding TlyA family RNA methyltransferase; this translates as MAGKKERIDILLVEQGFFETREKAKRSIMAGIVFADGQRVDKPGVKVKDEVAIEIKGRVLPYVGRGGLKLEKALKVFDLTMKEKTVIDIGASTGGFTDCALQNGASRVYALDVGYNQLAWKLRQDERVVVMERTNFRYVTLDDLTEGQPNSATIDVSFISLRLILPVLKELLQEDSDVVTLVKPQFEAGRDEVGKKGIVRDKAVHERVLTEIGDFAQGLGYSIMDASYSPITGGDGNIEFLLHLCWKPSEKRSMKAFIPSQIVQEAHDNLKKTNGAGNS
- the recN gene encoding DNA repair protein RecN translates to MLAELSIKNFAIIEGLTVSFDEGLTVLTGETGAGKSIIIDAIGLLIGGRGSYEFVRHGTQKAEIEGLFLIEEDSHPCYKKAAELGIEIEEGQIVLKRDMTSKGKSICRINGKLVTLAILREVGQTLVDIHGQHEHQDLMNSERHLMLLDEFAHNRISETLNEYTDIYESYVKLQKKLKSYNENEQELAHRLDLIQFQLEEISNAKLKLNEDEELMNERNQLANFEKVHQSLKNSYEALSGEQRGLDWVGLAMSQLEDVAELSEDLKLMSEQVANSFYLLEEASFSLRDQLEELEYDPERLDFIESRLSEINMLKKKYGTSVEEILEYAAKIEEEIDEIENRDVHLDKLKKELNSVAEDLLVEAKHLSKLRKEAAVQLTAMIHHELQELYMEKTTFSVEFDRKEGDHENVELEGKPVQFGRKGIDQVDFYISTNPGEPLKPLSKVASGGELSRIMLALKSIFSEHQGITSIIFDEVDTGVSGRVAQAIAEKIHRVSIGSQVLCISHLPQVAAMADTHLYISKKMEAERTTTSVQELNEEEKIREIGRMISGVEVTELTRQHAQELLELAEEIKANA